The Clostridium septicum genome contains a region encoding:
- a CDS encoding HDIG domain-containing metalloprotein: protein MSFYRVKQFLWAIGSTFKKVDYDYLRKYLNEEEIKLFNTLKHNEKHHCIRVCKDSISMKEENNIDVDVMKLGKAALLHDIGKSKFKLNVFEKSIVVLLDKATNGKINRYNNIKQIDIYYNHPKIGEKILRKYNYDEEFLQVIKYHHNNKNTNNRILDIISICDDKN, encoded by the coding sequence ATGTCATTTTATAGAGTTAAGCAGTTCTTATGGGCTATAGGATCAACATTTAAAAAGGTAGATTATGATTATTTAAGAAAATATTTAAATGAAGAAGAAATAAAGTTATTTAATACATTAAAGCATAATGAGAAGCATCATTGTATAAGAGTATGTAAAGATTCTATATCAATGAAAGAGGAAAATAATATAGATGTTGATGTTATGAAACTCGGAAAAGCTGCATTACTTCATGATATAGGAAAAAGTAAGTTTAAATTAAATGTATTCGAAAAGTCTATTGTAGTACTTTTAGATAAAGCTACAAATGGAAAAATTAATAGATATAATAATATAAAGCAAATAGATATATATTATAATCATCCTAAAATTGGAGAAAAAATTTTAAGAAAATATAATTACGATGAAGAATTTCTTCAAGTTATTAAATATCACCATAATAATAAAAATACTAATAATAGGATATTAGACATAATAAGTATATGTGATGATAAAAATTAG